A single region of the Triticum dicoccoides isolate Atlit2015 ecotype Zavitan chromosome 2B, WEW_v2.0, whole genome shotgun sequence genome encodes:
- the LOC119364284 gene encoding ubiquitin carboxyl-terminal hydrolase 27-like isoform X1, which translates to MGKFEHGNLLLSLSQGHWHGYSLTAVAVALGVGVAGLCRALNSSLGVQWFLRRFSSESERLYYTGGLQNLGNNCFLNVILQALASCDHFVFSLDDLLGSDDVLPEEQSERMPLILALSSLLKDLSRVRDQKIVLNPESVMHPLSCYVSHFNLTRQQDASEAFVHLLTSLRDEFSHCYVPYKSSLADITMFHSKVYKQREGNQPECKRWKQNIFGPFDGTIGSTLSCRNCSSVLSLDFENFHCLPLSPVADINGDIINGCSLVDCLKHFTVLEHLDNYRCDHCWHNAAAKYFSLQSEVDEEKVNKLRTCVDYDSCNCKHLFGPEKTTWSVSSKATKQLAITRCPKILCIHLLRASISFDGELVKRQGHVSFPLLLNLSPFAGGTFTTGQGPGPSAMNVQKYDTPSLKFYRQLNAHMPINMFPTGGNSSSQAPKDQVTNGGVHSLNEGNADVALSSSSPSPSASRMELYRLSAVVEHYGVCGGGHYAAYRRVASTPDANDQVGPRRKHWVYVSDDHVSQVSEDDVLGAEATLLFYERL; encoded by the exons ATGGGTAAGTTCGAGCACGGCAATCTACTGCTATCTCTTAGCCAGGGACACTGGCATGGTTACAGTCTTACAGCCGTTGCTGTTGCGCTGGGGGTAGGAGTTGCTGGGCTGTGCAGAGCGCTGAATAGCAGTTTGGGCGTACAATGGTTTCTCCGGAGGTTCTCCTCCGAATCAGAGAGGCTGTACTACACCGGAGGCCTGCAAAATCTTGGCAATAATTGCTTTCTCAATGTTATCCTGCAG GCACTTGCTAGCTGCGACCATTTTGTCTTCTCTCTAGACGATTTACTTGGAAGTGATGATGTGCTACCCGAGGAACAATCTGAAAGAATGCCTCTTATCCTTGCTTTAAGTTCCCTTTTAAAAG ATTTGAGCAGAGTTCGAGATCAAAAAATTGTATTGAATCCAGAAAGCGTAATGCATCCTTTGAGCTGCTATGTTAGTCACTTCAATTTGACCAGACAGCAG GATGCTTCTGAAGCTTTTGTTCATCTATTGACATCACTGAGGGATGAATTTTCCCATTGCTATGTACCATATAAGAGCTCTCTGGCAGACATTACCATGTTCCACTCCAAAGTATACAAGCAAAGGGAAGGTAACCAACCTGAATGCAAGCGCTGGAAACAAAACATATTTGGTCCCTTTGATGGGACTATTGGCAGCACATTATCTTGCAGAAATTGTTCATCTGTG CTGTCATTGGACTTCGAGAATTTTCACTGCTTGCCCCTCTCTCCCGTGGCTGATATAAATGGAGATATT ATTAATGGGTGTAGTTTGGTGGATTGCCTGAAGCATTTCACTGTGTTGGAGCATCTTGACAATTACCGTTGTGATCATTGTTGGCATAATGCTGCTGCCAAATATTTCTCTCTTCAATCAGAAGTTGATGAG GAAAAAGTTAACAAACTGCGCACCTGTGTCGACTATGATAGTTGCAATTGCAAGCATTTATTTGGTCCAGAGAAAACAACATGGTCAGTATCTTCGAAAGCCACAAAGCAGTTGGCTATCACTCGTTGTCCGAAG ATCTTGTGCATTCATTTGTTACGTGCTTCTATTAGTTTTGATGGTGAACTCGTAAAGCGTCAG GGACACGTTTCTTTTCCTTTACTTCTCAATTTATCCCCATTTGCAGGAGGCACATTCACCACTGGACAGGGACCTGGACCTTCAGCTATGAACGTGCAAAAATATGACACGCCGTCTCTCAAATTCTATCGGCAACTAAATGCACACATGCCCATTAATATGTTTCCTACTGGTGGGAACTCATCAAGTCAGGCACCTAAGGATCAAGTAACAAATGGTGGTGTCCACTCACTTAATGAG GGAAATGCTGATGTGGCTTTGAGTTCTTCGTCACCATCGCCGTCCGCATCAAGGATGGAGCTATATAGGCTATCAGCTGTCGTTGAGCACTATGGTGTATGCGGAGGTGGGCATTATGCAGCTTACCGGAGAGTAGCGTCAACTCCTGACGCTAATGATCAAGTAGGACCTCGTCGCAAGCACTGGGTTTACGTCTCGGACGACCATGTATCACAAGTTTCAGAGGACGATGTTTTGGGTGCGGAAGCCACCCTCCTTTTCTACGAAAGACTGTAG
- the LOC119364284 gene encoding ubiquitin carboxyl-terminal hydrolase 27-like isoform X2 yields the protein MGVAGLCRALNSSLGVQWFLRRFSSESERLYYTGGLQNLGNNCFLNVILQALASCDHFVFSLDDLLGSDDVLPEEQSERMPLILALSSLLKDLSRVRDQKIVLNPESVMHPLSCYVSHFNLTRQQDASEAFVHLLTSLRDEFSHCYVPYKSSLADITMFHSKVYKQREGNQPECKRWKQNIFGPFDGTIGSTLSCRNCSSVLSLDFENFHCLPLSPVADINGDIINGCSLVDCLKHFTVLEHLDNYRCDHCWHNAAAKYFSLQSEVDEEKVNKLRTCVDYDSCNCKHLFGPEKTTWSVSSKATKQLAITRCPKILCIHLLRASISFDGELVKRQGHVSFPLLLNLSPFAGGTFTTGQGPGPSAMNVQKYDTPSLKFYRQLNAHMPINMFPTGGNSSSQAPKDQVTNGGVHSLNEGNADVALSSSSPSPSASRMELYRLSAVVEHYGVCGGGHYAAYRRVASTPDANDQVGPRRKHWVYVSDDHVSQVSEDDVLGAEATLLFYERL from the exons ATGG GAGTTGCTGGGCTGTGCAGAGCGCTGAATAGCAGTTTGGGCGTACAATGGTTTCTCCGGAGGTTCTCCTCCGAATCAGAGAGGCTGTACTACACCGGAGGCCTGCAAAATCTTGGCAATAATTGCTTTCTCAATGTTATCCTGCAG GCACTTGCTAGCTGCGACCATTTTGTCTTCTCTCTAGACGATTTACTTGGAAGTGATGATGTGCTACCCGAGGAACAATCTGAAAGAATGCCTCTTATCCTTGCTTTAAGTTCCCTTTTAAAAG ATTTGAGCAGAGTTCGAGATCAAAAAATTGTATTGAATCCAGAAAGCGTAATGCATCCTTTGAGCTGCTATGTTAGTCACTTCAATTTGACCAGACAGCAG GATGCTTCTGAAGCTTTTGTTCATCTATTGACATCACTGAGGGATGAATTTTCCCATTGCTATGTACCATATAAGAGCTCTCTGGCAGACATTACCATGTTCCACTCCAAAGTATACAAGCAAAGGGAAGGTAACCAACCTGAATGCAAGCGCTGGAAACAAAACATATTTGGTCCCTTTGATGGGACTATTGGCAGCACATTATCTTGCAGAAATTGTTCATCTGTG CTGTCATTGGACTTCGAGAATTTTCACTGCTTGCCCCTCTCTCCCGTGGCTGATATAAATGGAGATATT ATTAATGGGTGTAGTTTGGTGGATTGCCTGAAGCATTTCACTGTGTTGGAGCATCTTGACAATTACCGTTGTGATCATTGTTGGCATAATGCTGCTGCCAAATATTTCTCTCTTCAATCAGAAGTTGATGAG GAAAAAGTTAACAAACTGCGCACCTGTGTCGACTATGATAGTTGCAATTGCAAGCATTTATTTGGTCCAGAGAAAACAACATGGTCAGTATCTTCGAAAGCCACAAAGCAGTTGGCTATCACTCGTTGTCCGAAG ATCTTGTGCATTCATTTGTTACGTGCTTCTATTAGTTTTGATGGTGAACTCGTAAAGCGTCAG GGACACGTTTCTTTTCCTTTACTTCTCAATTTATCCCCATTTGCAGGAGGCACATTCACCACTGGACAGGGACCTGGACCTTCAGCTATGAACGTGCAAAAATATGACACGCCGTCTCTCAAATTCTATCGGCAACTAAATGCACACATGCCCATTAATATGTTTCCTACTGGTGGGAACTCATCAAGTCAGGCACCTAAGGATCAAGTAACAAATGGTGGTGTCCACTCACTTAATGAG GGAAATGCTGATGTGGCTTTGAGTTCTTCGTCACCATCGCCGTCCGCATCAAGGATGGAGCTATATAGGCTATCAGCTGTCGTTGAGCACTATGGTGTATGCGGAGGTGGGCATTATGCAGCTTACCGGAGAGTAGCGTCAACTCCTGACGCTAATGATCAAGTAGGACCTCGTCGCAAGCACTGGGTTTACGTCTCGGACGACCATGTATCACAAGTTTCAGAGGACGATGTTTTGGGTGCGGAAGCCACCCTCCTTTTCTACGAAAGACTGTAG
- the LOC119364284 gene encoding ubiquitin carboxyl-terminal hydrolase 27-like isoform X3, which translates to MVAGLCRALNSSLGVQWFLRRFSSESERLYYTGGLQNLGNNCFLNVILQALASCDHFVFSLDDLLGSDDVLPEEQSERMPLILALSSLLKDLSRVRDQKIVLNPESVMHPLSCYVSHFNLTRQQDASEAFVHLLTSLRDEFSHCYVPYKSSLADITMFHSKVYKQREGNQPECKRWKQNIFGPFDGTIGSTLSCRNCSSVLSLDFENFHCLPLSPVADINGDIINGCSLVDCLKHFTVLEHLDNYRCDHCWHNAAAKYFSLQSEVDEEKVNKLRTCVDYDSCNCKHLFGPEKTTWSVSSKATKQLAITRCPKILCIHLLRASISFDGELVKRQGHVSFPLLLNLSPFAGGTFTTGQGPGPSAMNVQKYDTPSLKFYRQLNAHMPINMFPTGGNSSSQAPKDQVTNGGVHSLNEGNADVALSSSSPSPSASRMELYRLSAVVEHYGVCGGGHYAAYRRVASTPDANDQVGPRRKHWVYVSDDHVSQVSEDDVLGAEATLLFYERL; encoded by the exons ATGG TTGCTGGGCTGTGCAGAGCGCTGAATAGCAGTTTGGGCGTACAATGGTTTCTCCGGAGGTTCTCCTCCGAATCAGAGAGGCTGTACTACACCGGAGGCCTGCAAAATCTTGGCAATAATTGCTTTCTCAATGTTATCCTGCAG GCACTTGCTAGCTGCGACCATTTTGTCTTCTCTCTAGACGATTTACTTGGAAGTGATGATGTGCTACCCGAGGAACAATCTGAAAGAATGCCTCTTATCCTTGCTTTAAGTTCCCTTTTAAAAG ATTTGAGCAGAGTTCGAGATCAAAAAATTGTATTGAATCCAGAAAGCGTAATGCATCCTTTGAGCTGCTATGTTAGTCACTTCAATTTGACCAGACAGCAG GATGCTTCTGAAGCTTTTGTTCATCTATTGACATCACTGAGGGATGAATTTTCCCATTGCTATGTACCATATAAGAGCTCTCTGGCAGACATTACCATGTTCCACTCCAAAGTATACAAGCAAAGGGAAGGTAACCAACCTGAATGCAAGCGCTGGAAACAAAACATATTTGGTCCCTTTGATGGGACTATTGGCAGCACATTATCTTGCAGAAATTGTTCATCTGTG CTGTCATTGGACTTCGAGAATTTTCACTGCTTGCCCCTCTCTCCCGTGGCTGATATAAATGGAGATATT ATTAATGGGTGTAGTTTGGTGGATTGCCTGAAGCATTTCACTGTGTTGGAGCATCTTGACAATTACCGTTGTGATCATTGTTGGCATAATGCTGCTGCCAAATATTTCTCTCTTCAATCAGAAGTTGATGAG GAAAAAGTTAACAAACTGCGCACCTGTGTCGACTATGATAGTTGCAATTGCAAGCATTTATTTGGTCCAGAGAAAACAACATGGTCAGTATCTTCGAAAGCCACAAAGCAGTTGGCTATCACTCGTTGTCCGAAG ATCTTGTGCATTCATTTGTTACGTGCTTCTATTAGTTTTGATGGTGAACTCGTAAAGCGTCAG GGACACGTTTCTTTTCCTTTACTTCTCAATTTATCCCCATTTGCAGGAGGCACATTCACCACTGGACAGGGACCTGGACCTTCAGCTATGAACGTGCAAAAATATGACACGCCGTCTCTCAAATTCTATCGGCAACTAAATGCACACATGCCCATTAATATGTTTCCTACTGGTGGGAACTCATCAAGTCAGGCACCTAAGGATCAAGTAACAAATGGTGGTGTCCACTCACTTAATGAG GGAAATGCTGATGTGGCTTTGAGTTCTTCGTCACCATCGCCGTCCGCATCAAGGATGGAGCTATATAGGCTATCAGCTGTCGTTGAGCACTATGGTGTATGCGGAGGTGGGCATTATGCAGCTTACCGGAGAGTAGCGTCAACTCCTGACGCTAATGATCAAGTAGGACCTCGTCGCAAGCACTGGGTTTACGTCTCGGACGACCATGTATCACAAGTTTCAGAGGACGATGTTTTGGGTGCGGAAGCCACCCTCCTTTTCTACGAAAGACTGTAG
- the LOC119364285 gene encoding cellulose synthase-like protein H1: MAGGKKLQERVALGRSAWMLADFVILFLLLALVARRAASLGERGGTWLAALVCEAWFAFVWILNMNGKWSPVRFDTYPDNLSHRMEELPAVDMFVTTADPALEPPLITVNTVLSLLALDYPHVGKLACYVSDDGCSPLTCYALREAAKFASLWVPFCKRHDVGVRAPFMYFSSAPEVDTGTVDHEFLESWALMKSEYEKLASRIENADEVSILRDGGDEFAEFIDAERGNHPTIVKVLWDNSKNKTGEGFPHLVYLSREKSPRHRHNFKAGAMNVLTRVSAVMTNAPIMLNVDCDMFANNPQVALHAMCLLLGFDDEIHSGFVQAPQKFYGGLKDDPFGNQMQVITKKIGGGLAGIQGTFYGGTGCFHRRKVIYGMPPPDTVKHETRGSPSYKELQAKFGSSKELIESSRNIISGDLLARPTVDISSRVEMAKQVGDCNYEAGTCWGQEIGWVYGSMTEDILTGQRIQAAGWESALLDTDPPAFLGCAPTGGPASLTQFKRWATGLLEILISRNSPILGTIFRRLQLRQCLAYLIVNAWPMRAPFEMCYALLGPFCLLTNQSFLPTTSNEGFRIPAALFLSYHVYHLMEYKECGLSVRAWWNNHRMQRITSASAWLLAFLTVILKTLGLSETVFEVTRKESSTSSDGGAGTDEADTGLFTFDSAPVFIPVTALSMLNIVALAVAAWRAVVGTAAGVHGGPGVGEFVCCGWMVLCFWPFMRGLVSSGKYGIPWSVRVKAGLIVAAFVHLCTRN; the protein is encoded by the exons ATGGCGGGCGGCAAGAAGCTGCAGGAGAGGGTCGCCCTGGGCAGGAGTGCGTGGATGCTGGCCGACTTCgtgatcctcttcctcctcctcgccctcgtgGCCCGCCGCGCCGCGTCGCTCGGGGAGCGCGGCGGGACGTGGCTGGCAGCGCTCGTCTGCGAGGCGTGGTTCGCCTTCGTGTGGATCCTCAACATGAACGGCAAGTGGAGCCCCGTCCGGTTCGACACCTACCCCGACAACCTCTCCCACAG gatGGAGGAGCTCCCAGCGGTGGACATGTTCGTCACGACGGCGGACCCGGCGCTGGAGCCGCCGTTGATCACGGTGAACACGGTGCTCTCGCTGCTCGCCCTGGACTACCCGCACGTCGGCAAGCTGGCGTGCTACGTCTCCGACGACGGCTGCTCCCCCTTGACGTGCTACGCTCTGCGCGAGGCCGCCAAGTTCGCCAGCCTCTGGGTTCCCTTCTGCAAGAGGCACGACGTTGGTGTGAGGGCCCCTTTCATGTACTTCTCTTCCGCGCCGGAGGTTGACACCGGTACAGTCGACCACGAGTTCCTGGAAAGCTGGGCACTCATGAAG AGCGAATATGAGAAGCTGGCCAGCCGGATCGAGAACGCCGACGAGGTCTCCATTCTGCGTGACGGCGGCGACGAGTTCGCCGAGTTCATCGACGCCGAGCGCGGGAACCATCCTACCATCGTTAAG GTTCTCTGGGATAACAGCAAGAACAAAACAGGTGAAGGATTCCCACATCTGGTGTACCTCTCGAGAGAGAAAAGCCCCAGACATCGTCACAACTTTAAGGCCGGTGCCATGAATGTTCTG ACAAGGGTGTCGGCCGTGATGACCAACGCTCCGATCATGCTGAATGTGGACTGCGACATGTTTGCCAACAACCCGCAGGTCGCCCTACACGCGATGTGCCTCCTGTTGGGGTTCGACGACGAGATCCACAGCGGGTTCGTCCAGGCGCCACAGAAGTTCTACGGTGGCCTCAAGGATGACCCCTTTGGCAACCAGATGCAGGTTATAACCAAG AAAATTGGAGGTGGGCTCGCCGGGATCCAAGGCACGTTCTACGGCGGCACGGGCTGTTTTCACCGCAGGAAGGTCATTTACGGCATGCCgcctccggacaccgtcaagcacgagACAAGAG GTTCACCATCTTACAAGGAGCTGCAAGCCAAGTTTGGGAGCTCAAAGGAGTTGATCGAATCATCTAGGAACATCATCTCAGGAGACCTGCTCGCTAGACCAACCGTAGATATATCAAGTCGGGTCGAAATGGCAAAACAAGTAGGCGACTGCAACTATGAGGCTGGCACATGTTGGGGCCAAGAG ATTGGGTGGGTCTATGGATCAATGACAGAGGACATTTTGACCGGGCAACGGATCCAAGCGGCGGGTTGGGAATCGGCCTTGTTGGACACCGACCCACCGGCATTCTTGGGATGTGCTCCGACAGGGGGGCCGGCTAGCTTGACCCAGTTCAAGAGATGGGCAACAGGGCTTCTGGAGATACTCATCAGCCGGAACAGCCCCATCCTCGGCACCATCTTCAGGCGCCTCCAACTCCGGCAATGCCTTGCCTATCTCATCGTCAACGCGTGGCCCATGAGGGCACCTTTCGAGATGTGTTACGCGCTATTGGGACCTTTCTGCCTTCTCACAAACCAGTCCTTCTTGCCAACG ACATCTAATGAAGGTTTTCGCATCCCAGCGGCTCTATTCTTGAGTTACCACGTATACCACCTGATGGAGTACAAGGAGTGCGGGCTCTCGGTCCGCGCCTGGTGGAACAACCACAGGATGCAACGCATCACCTCGGCCTCCGCCTGGCTCCTCGCCTTCCTCACCGTCATCCTCAAGACGCTAGGGCTCTCCGAGACCGTGTTCGAGGTCACCCGCAAGGAGAGCAGCACGTCCTCCGATGGTGGCGCGGGCACCGACGAGGCCGATACTGGGCTGTTCACCTTCGACTCGGCGCCCGTTTTCATCCCGGTGACGGCGCTCTCAATGCTGAACATTGTCGCCCTCGCCGTCGCGGCATGGCGCGCCGTTGTCGGGACGGCGGCGGGCGTTCATGGTGGCCCGGGAGTCGGAGAGTTCGTGTGCTGTGGCTGGATGGTGCTGTGCTTCTGGCCGTTCATGAGAGGGCTTGTCAGCAGTGGAAAGTATGGGATCCCGTGGAGTGTCAGGGTGAAGGCTGGGTTGATTGTGGCTGCGTTCGTGCACCTCTGCACAAGGAACTAA